TCAAAATGCTATTGTCATGTAAATGAATGGCCAAGATGCATAACAGGTTTTCTGCTTTTATTTGAAATCAGTTTTATCTGAGAAAATAGCATCTGATCCTCTTTAAAACAACTTTTCTTCATCTACCATTCATTATTCAAACAGACAAACCGTCCCTTCTAAAATACACGTCATTGGTTGATCCAGTGTCTCTATGTccaaataaatacattgtttacacttttttttgaGTAGCCTATGTGAATGGATTATTTCAAGTTGCCCCAACATAATAAGCTGTAATACGCAGAGCATGGTTAACTTGGAACAACTCCAGTTTTTCTTGCATTTTCTTAGAGAGTAAGTAAGGACATAgtgtctgaagaaaaaaaaatgaaaacaaaaaaggaaatcttttgtattacatttgtttgaaaacaaagaATAACATGCTATTTCTTCAGAATAGAGAGTTTATTTGTAACTATTGTTTTGGTGTTTTTTGGAAAAATTGCCTGGTGCAATCACAAACAAGTCCACATTTCTTATTCAAAGAGTAAGAGAAAATAAAGggcattgtttatgtttttaaactgtagCTCAAATTGCCAGTGGTTATGTACAATAATGTTTCCGTTGACAATTATTTCTGTACAGTGCTATTGCAAAagcaaaaactattttatattttagatgtttgttgttttattttattttttaaaactgtacatATTTTAGCTCACATTTGTTTCCTACAGCTTTCACTATGACTTTTGCTTCACACAGATATGTATTTGTTTCCTggtgtgcattttgtttcatattttacacttttttaaatatttcattgtgATGTTGCCTAGATAATTGTTAATATAAGTGAAAACATTAACAATAAAGCAGCTGTGCAGCATTTTTACGACAATTTGAAGCTGTTCTTCaagaatgtattattttaaaaagtttttaatgaaGATGTTTGTGCTCTGTAATTGGTTTTATATACGTTTCTCCCTATCACTGTTGCTGTTATTCCTTCACAAGAGCCACTCTATCAACATATGTTATGTCAGTATTTTCATGTGTTTGTGTGATCTTTGCTGTTCCTCCTAGCTGGAGTTTCAttctaatgtatatattttaatattgacacaccattaatgaataaaaagtttaaataaaatctaattaatattttttttgtattatatatatatatattattttgcagAAAAACGTAATCAGCCCACTCTGCATGTGTTATCTGCAAGTTGTATCAttgtttgtgtgcattttaaaGAGTATATAGGCTAAATAATACCTTCTtagctatgttttttttaaatggccatATTTTTGGGTAGTttacacaaataataaatacGACTACGCAAAATTGTGCTTGTCAAACCCAAAACCTGAACAAATTCTTATCAGCTAACAATTCGTTAACGTTACATTAACATAGCAAGGGTCGGGAAAGTTGTTATCCTTAAGAATGTGTTGTTAAGTTTGGGTCACAGTTCAGTAAAGTAATTAATAGCATATTACTTACACTTTAGACGCAGAACTGTCAGTCAGTTTGTTGTCCAGTGAGTTTGCTTACAAAATCACgcgagaaacaaacaaacaacgtCATATATAATTTGGAATAACAAGAACATCttgtataaaaacaaatctatattCTTCAATAACTGGTTTAAAAATGATATAATTTATGTGTCTCAACTTTTCAACGATAGGGGTTTACTTTGTAACTACTCTGAATTTTTAGTTAAGCACGGAATTCCCGTAAGCCCCAAAGACTTCGCTATTGTTGCTGATGCTATTCCACAAGgtgtttttgtgctttttaaaGGACTTTCATTTCCAGTTACGTTTCATTCAGCGGACCTTTGGAAAACATTTATTGGTAAAAACTGCCTTTCTTTATCTAAATCAAAATGCAATAAGAAAATAAGAGCCCTGTTTCAGGAAGATTTTGTTACTGTACCTTATGTAATGTCATATTGGAATGGTTTTGTGAATGATATTTCCTGGAAGAAAGTTTGGACATTACCCCACAAAttttttataacaaacaaaataagagaAGTTACCTTTAAACTGATTCATAGATGCTATCCAGACAAGTGTAATCTTAAAAGACTTAAGAATGATATTAACACCAACTGTTCATTTTGCTTAGTGAATCCTGAGACgtctgttcatttattttggaCTTGCCCTCATTCAATGTCATTTTGGTGTGATGTTCTTGATTTTATAAAAGTTTATGTGAAGGCAGATTTTGAATTTACATATAAGAATGTTATCTTTGGTTTCCATGATTGTGAAAAGGAAAATAATACCTATTTCATGAACCTTGTTTTTTTGTTGGCCAAATTTCATATTCACAAGAGCAAGTTTTGCAAGTGTAAACCTTTTTTCCctaaatttaaaattgaaatgaaaatgtattttgagtGTATTGAAGGATCAACCAACTTAAAAGCAATACGAACGAGGACTTTGATTAAGGACTTGGCACTTATCTTGGACTAACTAAAAACCCCTGGATTGTTGCTGTTTGATTCATgacatttgttgttattgtttttcaagcattcaataaaaaaaaaaaaaaaaaaaaaaaaaaaaaaaaaaaaaacaaacaaacaacggAAACAGCAAGCGTTTCCGATCCTGAATGAATCGTTTGTTTGAAGGAATCGGTTCAATGACTCAACAGTAAAGGTTTGTCGCCACCTTCTGACGTAACGAAAATAAAAcgtgaatttataaatttttgTCCCAATATAACGACAGTAATCTCAAATAATTTAGTTGcaaaataaagataatttaatcttttaattctataataaaaaatatgaattgtgAATGTGTTCTCAAGCTGTTATGATTTTAATCTTGCATTGTTATgtacataaatgtattattgtttttagTAGAAGTAGTAGCAACCCATAGGTTCAGTTGGATTATTACtggaataacaaaaaaataaaactaaaaaactaaatataaggAGAGCAAGCCATTGGTGGGAAGCGCGCTCCCAGCAGGCGTCGGTGGCGCGCAGGCCGTGGCTACAGATGGGCTGATGGTGGAGGCGCGCGCCTGAAGCAGGAGGATCAGTATGGCTCAAATCAAACCCACGATGTCCGTTGATGTGGAGAGTCGGAGGCGACGGTCCACCGAGAGCTCAGGTCAGTATTATAATCATCTTTACTTGTTAAGAATCTCCAACCGTTTTAATGAGGCTCAAATACTTTATACATCTTATTATGGCTTAATTAGGTAGCCTGGACCTAGTTTCCTCCACTTTCAAcctgggtttgtttgttttggtaccAGTGATTTCCCATATCTGGAATCATGTTTGAGATTTTTAGTGATGAAAAGTGTAAAAGCTGCTAGTAATTTTAGGATCTTtagataaatagaaaaaaaatcgtGTTTATTGTTTAATAGTTGAAATGTGTCACACCTGTAAGGAGAGACAGGTTTCACCTGTTATACCAACAATAGTGTCTAAAGTTgctgttttatttctttaaatactAAGAATTTGCATGTACAAACATAAGTGATAAGCatgctaaatgttttatttttcatttaaatctgCCACAAAGTTTAAGACAATTATTTAATCAGATTATTTctcacaaatgaaaaaaatgatctaaattatttattaaaaagtatttttagtttctattttatttacttattcataacTGTGCCTGCTGATTAGTTCTATTTATCGCCTTGATTTGCAATCAGACACAGTTGATTCACTGAGGATAAATGGGAATCTGATgttcatgtgaccatcaggagtGTTTCGTTAGTTCCGCGCTGACTGGTTAGGGACCAAGTCATCAGATGACCATGAGAAACCTCTGAATCCACCGAAGCATTGATTTATTTCTCTTCATGACCCGTAGAGCCCTTCTTGGACCATGACCCTAAAGGTCGCCGCTGTAGCTCCCAATGTGACAGACTGTGTGTAGCCGGAGCATATCATGAGATCCCAGATACTCCTTCACCCTGCACATCCCAGTATTTCGGACATTACACTCCGAAATGCCTCTCTGCCCACAGTGAGTATTTAAGTTTGTGCAATAttagtgttttattgtttatttacttgtcttTGGTAATGATAGAGTCACTAAACTCTCTTTGATTGCAAATCTGCCACAATATATGTATGGAAAAAACTTTTCTCTCTTGCTCTCTTTTTGTCCAACCTCCTTGCAAACATGCAGATGTAAAGTACAGACACGAATAATTGATTTAGGCATGATGAATTATTAGAAGATGAGTGTAATCCATCAAAATCTTTGGTTTGCATTACTTTCTCATTATTCAATGACCTACAGTCAGTTACCCCTCAGTTTTGTTACCAGTTGATGTCTCCTAAAAGTTTGCAAAATACGCTTGAGATAAACAAAaggttatttcattttaaaaatgtatgaaaaaatgGGCTTTCAAATGAAAATGCCATCagccattttgtttgtttgttaatttttctcCAAATATGATCACTTCTCAGGGCATTCCATGCATGCACGATGCCCAGAAGACATTTGGCAGGAGGCGAGCATCAGAACCTCTATCCGAGCAGAAAATGAGGTGGAGGCACACAAAGTTGCCAACAACTACAAGGTGTGTTAATATAAGCGCCCATTATATAGTCCTATTTTAACTGACGGGAATGTTTCCAGAGTGGCAGAATAAGTGTGCAAATTCTTGAGTTAACGTTTCAAATGATTTGCTTAAATCTGTTCCACAGTTTGGTTTCAGGAAATGGAAGAGTCATGTAACTGAGCGACCAATCGAGGACCGGTCTGATGTAGTTAAGGAGCTTTATTCTGAGCTCAACTATGTCAAACAACTTTCAGGTTAAAACATTTAACATTGTAAGATCCTGTTAGATTATGGATTGATTAAGTACAAATTATCTGTCAGTTTTATTGTTCacattgttaataataaaaaataaaagtaatttcaggttcattaattttaaaacatgcaacttttggttttaattttgttttagtaTATGTTGAAAGCAACCAAGCTTAATAACTGCATtagataaaatattaataaataaattagaagttagctttaactattttttaatgtttaatattaacAAATCAAAAGTGTTACCAGAAAATTAGATTAACCCAAGAAATTACTTGACATTTCAACTGCTCTTGAATGTTTCTGCAAATAAATGCTATTGCAATGTAGATTTAAAACTATACATATTAAAACAAATGACATTAATTTTGAATAAAGCACAAGTGCACCTTTCACCTCTGTTTAAGCGTAATTTTTAAACTTTCTTTTACTCTTAGGATCTCTGGTCACTGCTGGAAATATAGTATATGTGTTGCTATTTGGGTGGTGGATctccttgttttattttttggttggTTTGCTGATGTTTTTCACCATCGCTGGCATCCCATATGGTAAGTCAGGATTCATTTGTTTAATGGTCCAAATCTGTTACATTTTGACACTTTATTCTCACTGAAATCTgcctttttggtttgttttaggaAAGCTTTGTTTGCAGCTGTCAGGGTATTTCATATGGCCATTTGGAAAAGCATTGCAGAAAGTAAGTGAAAAAGCATCGTCATGTTCCGGTATCACATTGTTAAATAATTTTGCGAAGCCAAGTTAAATAAACAATGATTATGCCTGCAGCATGTCTTCACATTTTCCATGTTGTAATTGATTTTAACGTAGTCATTTGTGAAACTTTCAAATTTCAAACCTGAATGTGATTTTTCTCTCATGGCCCTTCAGAGCAGCAGTCTGGTTAAGAGATGTTGTGTGAAATTCCCCCACTGTGAGGCTATTCCAGAGGAGGTGGACGAGGTGAAGGAGCCTTTAAAAGAGTCCACACCTCTGCTGCACTCCGGTCCTGCTGTCACTGCTGAAATCCCTGTGCCTGCACCACCCACCAAGCCCACACGTTACTGGGTGAGATTTAAGCGATCTTTTCTTTAAACTTATTTTGTCTAATTCACTTAAAAATGGCCAGACGGTTCAGCGGATCTTTTTTGTGAACACTGCTAGCAGACAATCAAGTTACTGCAGGCTCATAGTCAATCTTATCTGCAAGACTTTTCCACATCTGGCCAATTCTTACAGTATGTTTATATTTCAGGCAATTCTTTTAATGTTGAATTGTAAAAATGGAACCACTGAATAAAGGTAGATTAGATTAGTtaattttactttctttattgtctacaagtggaaatttatctttggcttcaACTCACAACCACATCAACGTTCACATCACGCATATCACTGAAAACGAACAACACAAATAGTCAATGTCATCacataaatcacatttaaaatctcAATTAACCCTATTCCAATTAACATTGTTTCATATACTTGCAAACTCTGAGTTTTACATGCATTTACTCTGCTTGTCCCATACCAGTTTGAgggtctttttttctgttgaaaacaaaataagatatttaaaatataataataataataataataaaaaaaggctgGAAATTAGTAATCAGtagcattttttttcttactatagACGTCAGTAGCTACTATTTTCCAACAGTGTATAGATCTGGAACCACATGAGgatgaataaatgttcatttttggatgatCTATCCTCTTAATTAGAAGATCACTGGGTTGAATTCcttgaaagagaaagaaagagagagagaaagaaagaaagcatccATATTTACCTCATTATTTTCTTCCTAGTGTCGATTAAGTACATATGTTTGGCTGATACTGGGTTACCCTCTGCTGGCTGTGGTTCATTGCCTGGCCATGTTCCTGTCCTGGATGATGGTGTTCACCATCCCTGTGTCAAAGATGAACGCCAGGACCTTGAGCCTCATCCTGCTCATGCCACCAGAACAGGTCAAAGTTCGCAATGTGAAAAAGGTGAGCAGGATTTTGCCGTTGTATATcggtttgtttacattttacttaGTTTCCTTGTCATCTGTCGTTTAGCCACAAGGCTGTGAGACCAGAGTCCTGCTTTGCTGTTACCGAGCCTTCAACTGGTACTATTACAAATACACTGTGGATGGGATCAATGTGTTTGCTGTTAGTATCCTTCACGTCTACGGCTTTTATGTAatcttttttgctttaaaacgACTGTTACATGAACGCTATtggttttatttatagtttttgaaACATCAAGGTGaggacatgatgatgatgatgatgattaaaacattgaatataattaaaatataatttaaaatgaattctAATGAAGTAAAAATTCAATTAAAGACACAATTAAACGACACAGAATTAATTTCAGTGATATATTTCCTTTATACAAAATTGTGATGCACGTATATGAATATGAAAACCTAATTCTGAATATAATGTACATTGTAAATGTGTTAGTCCTAAACAACATGAATTCAGACCTGTTGCCGCTGGTTATCATCACTCTAATAATCGGCTATATGGACAGAGAGAATTACTTTGTGAGCTCAGAAGTAAAGTTTGCCACAGCATTGATCTCCATTATCCCATTGTCCTACTACATCGGGATGGGAATAGCAAGGTAACAATAAAATTCCcactcattttattattattaatatttgttaaatgGATTTATTCACCTAAATATAATATTTCCTCATTGCCTTTTCGTAATATTTCttctatattattaataaaaattatttttttcaaaaagaaaTCTCTGTAAAAACCTCTGTTTTCTCTGTAGTATTTCCGCACAGAGTAACTTTGCTGTGGGAGCGGTAGTAAACGCCACGTTCGGCTCCATTACAGAGATGGCCTTCTACATCACAGCTTTACTCCAGGGTCAGCGTGCGGGATCCCAGTGTTATGCAGAACTTGTCAAATCTGCTCTCACAGGCACCCTGCTGGGCTGTATCCTCTTCATACCGGTGTGCTGCTTCAGCCATTCTGCTTCAGACATCTAGTTATGCATTCAGAAGCCTCTCATAActgtgatttgtgtgtgtttaagggGCTCTGTATGATCATTGGCGGCTTTAAACACAGCGAGCAGCGGTTCAACAGCAGGTCAGCAGGTGTCAGTTCAGCACTGCTCTTCATATCAGTAGGAGGTAAAAAAAATTCTCTGGaatttcattatttactcattgtACACTTGTTTTACATCTGTATGCGATTTGTACGTTTGCTTTTAACCAGAAGAAAGTTTGATTGAAAGTTTGATTCAAAAGCAAATTGCAATGATTCAATCATTTCCTAATTGTTGTCTCGTTCATGAAGCCATTTGACATCTTTTAATAGATGCAACTCTTTGTGACCTTTCATCTCTCTCTGACTGCAGGTGTTTTCGCCCCCACGCTCTTTTCGAAGGCTTATGGAAATTTTATATGCGAGGGCTGCAACAACCCTCCTGGTAACATCTCAAAGCCCTTCATATGCAACAACTGCCACTACGACCTGGTGCGATTTGTGTGCTTAAGTCTAAATTTTTAATGTCTAaattttattaagtaatttagaCATGCATTTATGGATCTGTATGATGCAGAGCACAATAGTTAAACACACAACCTGGTATTTTCCCACAGAGTGAAAACAACCGACCTCTGTTTTTGAGTCACATCGAGTGAGTATCCAATCACACTTCATTTTATAACATGGAGACTTGGCTAAATGTGGTAAAGTAACTAATATTCATCACTAAATTTCTCCAGATGATTGATCac
The Danio rerio strain Tuebingen ecotype United States chromosome 4, GRCz12tu, whole genome shotgun sequence genome window above contains:
- the cax1 gene encoding cation/H+ exchanger protein 1 encodes the protein MAQIKPTMSVDVESRRRRSTESSEPFLDHDPKGRRCSSQCDRLCVAGAYHEIPDTPSPCTSQYFGHYTPKCLSAHRHSMHARCPEDIWQEASIRTSIRAENEVEAHKVANNYKFGFRKWKSHVTERPIEDRSDVVKELYSELNYVKQLSGSLVTAGNIVYVLLFGWWISLFYFLVGLLMFFTIAGIPYGKLCLQLSGYFIWPFGKALQKSSSLVKRCCVKFPHCEAIPEEVDEVKEPLKESTPLLHSGPAVTAEIPVPAPPTKPTRYWCRLSTYVWLILGYPLLAVVHCLAMFLSWMMVFTIPVSKMNARTLSLILLMPPEQVKVRNVKKPQGCETRVLLCCYRAFNWYYYKYTVDGINVFAVNLLPLVIITLIIGYMDRENYFVSSEVKFATALISIIPLSYYIGMGIASISAQSNFAVGAVVNATFGSITEMAFYITALLQGQRAGSQCYAELVKSALTGTLLGCILFIPGLCMIIGGFKHSEQRFNSRSAGVSSALLFISVGGVFAPTLFSKAYGNFICEGCNNPPGNISKPFICNNCHYDLSENNRPLFLSHIEPLVYTVSVLLPAAYLVGLIFTLKTHSHIYDIHISDGHCHVISDHHAVAHWSRTRALVVLILATILMAACADLSTEHIKPIISNSSVSQYFIGVTIIAMVPELPEIVNGVQFALQNNISLSLEVGSCLAVQVCMLQIPLLILFNAFYDVGFVLIFSDLHLWASIFSVILVNYIFMDGKSDYFQGTALVVVYLILLALYFFAPAPLGC